Proteins encoded within one genomic window of Setaria italica strain Yugu1 chromosome IV, Setaria_italica_v2.0, whole genome shotgun sequence:
- the LOC101783111 gene encoding protein TIC 21, chloroplastic: MRSLLLSLAPPRPPLLTLRWSLVSSLVAPAPKPHFSAPSRGAAIIGTGTLSYAASRGSLPRHLSVAAAAASGPSDPTPVYAQDEAERTKLAQVSKKLKKTARYFKNLGTLGFWSQLVCTTISAGILSFSAVATGDATAPFTFIATSVGIIAAFISVFRSFGYIRLSERLRRAANEPAKAPPRADVVKNLRNSIMFNVVGMGAAVLGLQATVGALVAKALATSSVPYYQGIPPGQSPVLALDIFLVQASANTILSHFLGLSSSLELLRSVTQAAPVPKPA; the protein is encoded by the exons ATGCGGTCGCTCCTGCTCTCCCTAGCACCGCCGAGGCCGCCCCTCCTGACGCTGAGATGGTCGTTGGTTTCGTCTCTTGTCGCTCCGGCACCGAAGCCCCACTTCTCCGCTCCTAGCCGCGGCGCCGCCATCATTGGTACCGGTACCTTATCTTATGCTGCCAGCCGAGGCTCTTTGCCGCGCCACCTCTccgtggcagcggcagcggcgtccGGCCCTTCTGATCCCACTCCTGTCTATGCGCAGGACGAGGCTGAGCGCACCAAGCTCGCTCAG GTTAGCAAAAAACTAAAGAAAACAGCACGGTATTTTAAGAATCTGGGTACCCTGGGATTTTGGTCTCAACTGGTGTGCACAACTATTTCGGCTGGAATTCTGTCATTCTCTGCAGTTGCTACAGGGGATGCAACAGCTCCCTTTACATTCATAGCAACTTCAGTTGGTATCATTGCGGCCTTTATCTCAGTATTCCGGTCATTTGGTTATATCCGCCTTTCGGAAAGGCTTAGAAGAGCAGCAAATGAACCTGCTAAG GCTCCTCCTCGTGCTGACGTGGTTAAGAATCTGAGAAATAGTATCATGTTTAATGTTGTTGGAATGGGTGCTGCAGTTCTTGGCCTGCAGGCAACTGTAGGTGCTTTGGTAGCCAAAGCCCTCGCTACCTCATCAGTGCCCTACTACCAGGGAATACCCCCTGGCCAAAGTCCTGTTCTCGCTTTAGATATTTTTCTTGTTCAG GCTTCAGCCAACACAATTCTCTCGCATTTCCTTGGGCTATCGAGCTCACTGGAGCTGCTGCGGTCTGTAACACAAGCTGCCCCGGTTCCGAAACCAGCATGA